The genomic DNA CCTTCACCAACGGTGTTCCGCGCTGGCTGAACGGAAAGGGCAAGGGCTGGGTCACGGCCGAGTACTCGATGCTGCCGCGTGCGACGAACAGTCGCAACGACCGGGAGAGCGTCAAGGGCCGGATCGGCGGGCGCACGCACGAGATCTCTCGCCTGATCGGACGCGCGTTGCGCGCGGTCGTCGACACGAAGGCGCTCGGCGAGAACACGATCGTCATCGACTGCGACGTGCTGCAGGCTGACGGCGGCACGCGGACCGCGGCGATCACCGGTGCGTATGTCGCGCTCGCCGACGCCATCGAGTGGGGCCGGGAGAAGAAGTTCATCGGCAAGAACTCGACACCTCTCATCGACTCCGTCGCCGCTGTGTCGGTCGGAATCATCGACGGTGCACCCATGCTCGATCTGGCATACGTCGAGGACGTCCGCGCAGAGACCGACATGAACGTGGTCGTCACCGGTCGCGGACTCTTTGTCGAGGTGCAGGGAACCGCCGAGGGCGCGCCCTTCGACAAGCGCGAGCTCGATGCGCTTCTCGAACTCGGCGTCGCCGGCTGCGCCGACCTGCGCGAGCGTCAGATCACCGCGCTGAGCGCCTGATGAAGGTCGTCCTCGCGACGCACAATCCGCACAAGGTCGCCGAGTTCCAGCAGATCGTGGCGCAGACCCGGCCCGATCTCGAGATCGTCGGGTACGACGGCCCCGAGCCGGTCGAGGACGGCGTGACGTTCGAGGAGAACGCCCTGCTCAAGGCCCGTGCTGCGTCGGCGCACACCGGATTGCCGGCGCTCGCAGACGACTCCGGGATCTGCGTCGACGTGCTCGGCGGGTCTCCCGGCGTGTTCTCCGCGTACTGGGCCGGGCAGCAGAAGGATGCTGCCGCGAATCTCGCGCTGCTCCTGGACCAGCTTCGGGACATCGCCGACGAGCATCGTGCTGCGCAGTTCATCTCCACGATCGCTCTCGTCACGCCTGGCGGCACCGAGCACGTCGTGGTCGGCAGCTGGCCCGGCCGCCTCGCGCACTCGCCGGCCGGCATCGGTGGCTTCGGGTACGACCCCATCTTCATTCCCGATGCGCAGCCGGATGGCGCCGTGCGCACGGTGGCCGAGTTCACGGCGGATGAGAAGCAGGCGCAATCCCATCGGGCCCGCGCGTTCGCAGATCTGATTCCCCTCCTCGCCTCACTTTAACCACTACGCTTGACGTGGTGCATTTGTAGTGGTTAAAGTGACCGGATGCGAGAACTGACCTACTACATCGGCGTCACCCTCGACGGCTTCATCGCCGGCCCAGACGACGAAGTCGACTTCTATCCGCTGACACCGGGATTCGAAGCCTTCCTCGGAGCAAACCTGCCGGACGTCCAGCCCAGCCACGTGCGCGCGTCCATGGGCGTCGGCGACGCCCCGCTCACCGGGTTCGACACGGTGCTGATGGGTCGCAGGACGTATGAGCCGGCACTGCAGTTCGGGATCACCGACCCGTATGCGCACCTGCGCACGCTCGTGTTCAGCAGCACGATCGTCGATCCGGAGGACCCGAATGTCGAGGTCGTCCGCACGGATCCGGTGTCCCGCGTGCGTGCGCTCAAGGCGGAGGAAGGCCTGGGCATCTACCTCGCCGGCGGTGCGGGACTCGCGGGAGTGCTCCTCGACGAGATCGACCGCCTCATCGTGAAGAAGTATCCGGTGATCGCTGGTTCCGGCATCCCGATGGTCGGCCACGCATTCGCGCCGACGCAGTTCGCGTTCGACGACGCCCAGGCGCTCGACAACGGCTGCGTCGTGCTCCGGTATTCGCGCATCCGTGCGTGAAAAGGCGCCCGCGCTGAAGGTGAGAATCGTTACCCTTCCCGACTAGGCGAAACCGACCGTACGGGGCATTCCGCCGGTCTAGCCTGGGGACATGCACGATCACGCTCCGGCCTCCACCGGCATCCGCTCGGCCAGCAGTCGACGGCTGCTGGCCATCTCTCTGAGCCTGACGGCGACGGTGATGGTGGTGCAGATCGTCGGCGCTGCGCTCACGGGTTCGCTGGCTCTTCTCGCGGATGCCGCGCACATGTTCACCGACACCTCCGCCCTGGTGATCGCGCTCATCGCGAGCGCGGTGGCGGCACGGCCGGCTGACGACCGACGCACCTTCGGATACCAGCGGGCCGAGGTGTTCGGGGCGCTGATCAACGCGGTGATCCTGATCCTGCTCGCGGGCTGGGTCGCGGTCGAGGGCATCGGGCGGCTGCTGAATCCGAGCGATGTCGAGGTCGCCGGCACATTGATGCTCGTCGTCGCCGTTGTCGGCTTGATCGCGAACGCGATCTCGATGTGGCTGCTCAGCCGCGCGCAGAAGTCCAGCATCAACGTCCGGGGTGCGTACCTCGAGGTGATGGGCGATCTGATCGGCTCGGCGGCGGTGATCGTCGCGGCGATCGTGATCATGGTCTCCGGCTGGATGCCGGCGGATGCGATCGCTTCGCTGTTCATCGCGGCG from Microbacterium sp. LWO13-1.2 includes the following:
- the rdgB gene encoding RdgB/HAM1 family non-canonical purine NTP pyrophosphatase, producing MKVVLATHNPHKVAEFQQIVAQTRPDLEIVGYDGPEPVEDGVTFEENALLKARAASAHTGLPALADDSGICVDVLGGSPGVFSAYWAGQQKDAAANLALLLDQLRDIADEHRAAQFISTIALVTPGGTEHVVVGSWPGRLAHSPAGIGGFGYDPIFIPDAQPDGAVRTVAEFTADEKQAQSHRARAFADLIPLLASL
- a CDS encoding cation diffusion facilitator family transporter; protein product: MHDHAPASTGIRSASSRRLLAISLSLTATVMVVQIVGAALTGSLALLADAAHMFTDTSALVIALIASAVAARPADDRRTFGYQRAEVFGALINAVILILLAGWVAVEGIGRLLNPSDVEVAGTLMLVVAVVGLIANAISMWLLSRAQKSSINVRGAYLEVMGDLIGSAAVIVAAIVIMVSGWMPADAIASLFIAAMIIPRAISLLREVFSVLSESAPKGTAVSEIRQHLLDYEGVVGVHDVHVWQLTRGAPVFSAHVSVEPELLAEGGSGRLLTDLQTCLADHFDVEHSTFQIEPAEQPDCEPHHA
- the rph gene encoding ribonuclease PH, whose product is MTDIVRADGRSIDQLREITIERGWSAHAEGSALISFGGTKVLCTASFTNGVPRWLNGKGKGWVTAEYSMLPRATNSRNDRESVKGRIGGRTHEISRLIGRALRAVVDTKALGENTIVIDCDVLQADGGTRTAAITGAYVALADAIEWGREKKFIGKNSTPLIDSVAAVSVGIIDGAPMLDLAYVEDVRAETDMNVVVTGRGLFVEVQGTAEGAPFDKRELDALLELGVAGCADLRERQITALSA
- a CDS encoding dihydrofolate reductase family protein; amino-acid sequence: MRELTYYIGVTLDGFIAGPDDEVDFYPLTPGFEAFLGANLPDVQPSHVRASMGVGDAPLTGFDTVLMGRRTYEPALQFGITDPYAHLRTLVFSSTIVDPEDPNVEVVRTDPVSRVRALKAEEGLGIYLAGGAGLAGVLLDEIDRLIVKKYPVIAGSGIPMVGHAFAPTQFAFDDAQALDNGCVVLRYSRIRA